CAACATATATTGGCCTCGTTGTAACCGTCATCACAAGGTAAAGTTGCGCCTGGAAATCTGATTGTTTGGGCTTGTATAATCGCACCACATGCATCTTAGTTATTTACCTAATTTCAACTAATTGGTGGTACTGGATTCCAAAATTTGTTCTTTTCCCTCTTGTTTAGTTCCCATATTGTTTATAATTAACATTCTTTATTGTCGATAGTCAATTGTTCGGTCTATATCCTACTATTCATTGCCATGTATTCAGTTGTTTCTGAAAAATTAGGTCCTACTGTGGTCTCATTGGATTGATTCCCTTAGTGGTTGCAACTCTTTAGTGGGGAAAAGCGAACAAAGAAGTGGGCATTTAAGTGGGATTTATACAAATGTGGAATTGAGTTAAGTATTGAGGAAGATTATAAGAACATAATGTTGAATTACAATTTTACTGTTAGAATGCTATCTGTTTCAGTTGGTAATTATTATGTGGACATTGCAGGACAGAAGCTGATTCTTGCAAAAAATGTTGTAGCATTGTTTAAgaaggaaaaatatattaaagGCCTACAAAATCTTTGTGCAGAGAACTTAATGGAATTTCTGGGTCAAGGTATTTCTGGTCAAAATCTATATTTCCTATCGCACTTTCATTAAAGACTCTTTATTCCTACTGTTTTAAGAATACTACTCTCAGATCTTTTTCTCGGTTCAGGCTAAATACACAACTTGAAATCTTATACGTAATCCATGTCTTTAACCAAAATACGGTAGATACTGATTCTGACTTGCTTCCTTTGCAGAGGTGGACCCTCAGCATTGTAGTAAAAGTACAGTAACTTAGAAGGCACATGTTTACAGCTTTGGAGTACCTAGTGGTTAAACTTGCAGCGTGGAGTGGACAAAAACCTTTCAACTTCCCAACAGATCATGCAAGAAACCTTCAAGGTCTGGTAAATTACACCTAAATTTCATTCTAACTCAGACAATGAATTGGTCAAGTATTATCCAATCTAGCATTTCAGAATTTCAGTTGTTAGGGAGACTGGAAGGTGTAAAAGAGACAGATACAGATTAAAAGAAAACAATGGAGCTGCACATATGGATTGATTACGTACAAGCTGCTGTTATTTGAAGCTTATTGTTTcatgttctttttgtttttgcttttttaaaataattgtagtaattctttttctttggatttttcatttaacttttttgatatgataaaaaaaattaagacaTCATTGATACATTTATTAAGTATATTTGTGCAATAGTTTACTTTTGCCTACGTAGGAATATTGTAGTAATACTACTCTAGGCCTAAACCTGCCCCCGTGCAGGCCTACCCAACCCAACCCAACATATGCCCACTTGGCCCACCTCGCTAAAGTGACATATGATAACGCTTTATAGAATTATGTGTCACTTTAACCCGACATTTAGTAACAGAGTGTTTAACAAATGTTACTGTAACACTTTACAATGATAGTTTTATCATATTTATACCATGTTTAAGTCGAGTCTGGTGACATTTTGTGAAAAATCTGTTATGGTTACTCTAACAACAACAATAGTTTCTGTAAAAACAGTTACCATAATAATTAATTCGATAACATAAAATCCATATAAAGTGTTGCTGAAAGCAACAAACAGTGACAGTTTTCGAACTAACGCAACATTTCTTAAGAACCATTCTGTAACAGTTCTTATAAACATTCCGTAACAGGGGATTTGATAACACCGTGGAAAAATGAAAACTGTTACAGAATAATATAGTAACAGTTTATAACTGTCACCTAATTTTCCTCAACTCCAACCCTACTTGG
The nucleotide sequence above comes from Papaver somniferum cultivar HN1 chromosome 8, ASM357369v1, whole genome shotgun sequence. Encoded proteins:
- the LOC113303491 gene encoding uncharacterized protein LOC113303491 isoform X2 — protein: MSSLVEKLMIISGCNSLVGKSEQRSGHLSGIYTNVELRQKLILAKNVVALFKKEKYIKGLQNLCAENLMEFLGQEVDPQHCSKSTVT
- the LOC113303491 gene encoding uncharacterized protein LOC113303491 isoform X1, whose translation is MSSLVEKLMIISGEKRTKKWAFKWDLYKCGIELSIEEDYKNIMLNYNFTVRMLSVSVGNYYVDIAGQKLILAKNVVALFKKEKYIKGLQNLCAENLMEFLGQEVDPQHCSKSTVT